The Undibacterium cyanobacteriorum genomic sequence TGGCATTGCCAGTGCAGCACATGCAGACAACTACTTAACGCATGCAAATTTTGCAGAGCAATTGATCACCTATGTTCAACCAGCCAACAATGTTTACGATAGCAATCCCACCATCGTCACTTGGGCTGGCGTCAACGGCGCGAGCATTTACCAAAACCGTTCTACTTGCTCACCATTCGTCACCCGAGTCATCAAAACCGCCTATAACATCAGCGACACTACGTACAAAAATTGGTTTGGTTCGACAAGCCCGAGCTCAAGCCAATACTACGATGCCATCATTGCGCAAAATCACTTTCAGCGCATCATGACACCACAAAACATTCAACGTGGTGACTTAGTAGCGATTAACTATCTGCCATGCGCGAACAAAGATTCCACGGGTCATATGATGATGGCGATGTCTGCAGCGGTAAAACGCAGCGTAGATACCGCCCCGATCATTCCTGGCACTGAACAATACGAATTGAGCATTTCGGATTCATCAAGCAGCAATCATCAAGCCAGCGATGCGCTCGGCAATACTTACAATGACACGCGCGGTGAAAATGGCAGCGGCGCTGGCACTGGCACGATTCGTCTGTATAAAAATGTGCAAACTGGTCAAATCACGGGCTATACCTGGTCCATGTCTTCGGCCTCTGTGTACTACAGCATCGATAGTTGCCGTGTGATTGCGGTTGGCCGCTTGCAATAATTTCTTGTGGAGGAACCGCAGATGAAAACCGCTCTTACAAATTTCGCACACGCCTCGGCCTTGTTACTCGCCTTAGCCATGTGTGCCTGTAGCAAGCCCGAAGCGACCATCGCCGATCACGGCGGCGTGCAGGCAAGCAAAACAAGTAGCGTCAATCATCATGCGGTTCAAGTGGCACAACACATTCCGAATATTGATGCACGCGGACAGATGGCTGACTTTGCCCGCATCTGGTCCGGCAGTGTCGCGGCGCAAGAAGCGATTGGGAGTGCGAGTGGGAGTGCGAGTGGAAGTGCCAGCGCTGTAGCAGAGTTCAAACCGCAGCAGCGTATTCAAGACACCGCAGAGTTCAAACGATTGCAAGGCATGATGAACGCAAACGACTTTGAACGGGCGAAACAATTAGCAAGCACGCCCGAGCTCAAGGCAGCGGTCGAGCTTGAACAGCAAATGCATACCGAGATGTTAAAAGCAGAACAGATTACAGCCACTTTAGACCGCGAGAAAAGTAAATCCAAAGAGCCTTGAATCGAAAGGGCCTTGAATCGAAGAACCTTCATGGCTTTAAAGCTCTTGGCGAGGACTAATTATTCTATCGTGAAGAGCAGATGGCTCAAGAAACCTCATTCGACTTTCTTACTCAGCTTCACAGAAGTCGCGATGATCTCACATGGTGCTGTGCCTAAACGTCCATACTTACCCTCGGGGCTAAGGTAGCCTTCGACATCTACTGAAATAGTTTCAAGCTGCGCACGACCACCTTGAGTCGCGATGCCTTCAATGGCATTGTCCATCGGTGACAACCAACAACTCATGCCGTTTTGCATGGTCAACAGGCTCGATTCAAACCCAAGCTGCCACTTACCGTTCGTGCTCAATTTTGTATAACCGAAACCCGCAAGTATGTAGTCACGTTTCTCTGGAAATTTTTTCCACAATTCCGCGCCAGCTTTATAGCCAGCCTCAAAAGGATCTGCTGATTCTGCGCTGAGATTATCGGTCTCGCCCACATCACCATAGCCCTGCTTGAAGCCACCGATAAAAGTCTGTTCGGCATTCACCCGCACCTTCGGGCTCATCAAACTTGAGTGGGTTCTCAGATACTCGGATGCCATTTGTTTGACTTCGACATGCGCCCCAATCGGTTCCACCGCAGCTTGCGTGGGTGCTTTAGCTTTTGCTTTGGTCGCGGCCTTAGTTTGCCCCTGAGACTGTCCCTGAGTTTGCCCCTGAGTTTGCGCCTGAGCCAGGAGCGGCATTACCATCAACATACATAAAAAAATCGGACGCATGGTTTACCTCGTCATCTCATCAGTCAAAAATTCACGACCAAAAAATACCTAAAAAATTGCCCACAACTGCTGCTTCAACAATGACACGACCACACAGCGTCAATCCGATGTCGAACTATATCCCTTGCAAAACTCAGTTCTTTGCCCCAAACAAGGCTTGGCGCATTGCCGCTGCACTGCCTTGAACATCTTTCAAACGCAAAAACCACTTACCGTCCACACGAATCATGCGTTCACGATCACTTTCCAAATCCTGTCCATTTACTTTCAAATGATAGGTAATGCTCGCTTCATTTTTAGGACTAAACTCGACTTTATCAATCATCATTGGAGCACGTTGAAGAATTTGAAGTGCCTCAGGTGATGCGGAGAATCCGAAGCGGGTCACTCGCTCAAAAACATCGCGCGTCGAAAGATTGCCACGCTGATCTTCTGCAATTCCCGAAAAGAATGTCTTACCGACTTGCCGCACCTTTTCATCGCGGCTCTGCAATGCCTCTTCGAAGACCGGCACGAACTCCTTCTTCATCGCCAGTAAATCGCTCTCATAGATGTATTCCACGGCTTGGTCAAATTTACCAAAACAAAAGGCCGACCAATAACTACGAAACTGCTTCTCAACAAGCTTGCGCTCACTCGCAAAACTGTTGGGCGCTGCCAGTAAGGCAAGCATACTCAAAACAATACAAAGCACATGCTGCATCGACAAGGCACGCGAACGTTTCAAGTTAAAAAAAGAAGATGATGGTCGAGTAATCGTTTGAGCAAGCATGAGATGAAATGAAGAAAAGAAGATGAATATTTTGCGAACGCAATACAAAGTCTACCGCTTGGGATAATATCATCATTCGAGAAGCACATCAGACACCAGCTCTGTCCAAAACGACACTCTAGTAGGCTTTATCATGATTGCAAACACACACATCTATAGCAGCGCTCTCTGCGAGCATTTACAGGTTAATCGATACAAATTTGCCGCGAACGATGTTTTAGATTTTGATCGATTGGAAGCCGAGATCATGGCCTTCGCTGATCGATTTGAAGAAATCGCAAAGGAGTTCGCGAAGAGATCTGCCGAGAAAAATGCTGAAAAAAAAGCTGAAGAGAAGGCTGATTTTTAGGTGCAAAGAGCTTTTCCCGAGGACAAACGGCAACATGCTCAATCATCAGAGCAAATTACCAGCGCGATTGAACAGAGCCAATCACGCTTCGATTATTCGCGCTTTGTAAGAACACGCTCGGGAATTCTCTGGCGTCGAAATAGAAGACGATCGTCTCGCCTTCAAACATCCAAGTGGGTGCTTCGTTAAACTTTGCCAAGCGCACTTGATAGTCGAGCTGGTACTTTCGAACGGCATTCACAGTTTGCGCGCTGAGACCTTCGATGTGTTCTCGATTGATCGAGAAAATGTCGTCTGCAGAACACGATAATAGCTTTCGCCGCCAATATGGATTTTGACTCACATCCAACACCACAAAACTCAACCAAAATCGATGGAACTTTTTTCTTTGACGAGACTTGCGGGGATACATAGTCAAAATAGAAGGAAAGATTGAACGCAAGATGCAAGATCAAGATGAGCTAATACAGCATATCTCACCTTAATATAAGTTACCAATGCATACTCTTCCAAGCTAACAACATGCGACCAACAAGCGTCGCCAGAATGCATTGAACACCATGGAAGAGCGGCCCGGCAATCAGTACTACGCCATGACCCAAGTTCTGTTGAAATCCGATCCAACCATAGACGTGAATCAGCATGGGAAACAATACGAAACCAAACACTACGCAAAGGCCGACGCTCCAAAATGTGTATCGTCTTTTGGCCGAAGCTTCTGTTAGTTTGCCTTTACGAATTTTCAGTTTAAATCTCAATATCATCCCCACCATTACCAACAAATTGAGAATCAATGATGTGTAGAATGCAGCGTCATCCATTTTATTGAAAAAATCTTTAAGAGGATTATGATGAAAATTCGGTGCCCTTACTTTTCCCATTCAAACCAGAACCTGCTTCGTACTATAAGATCAGGCTAAGTCAGATCAGAACCACAAGAATATCAGTCCCCCACCCAATGCAAATGCAATTAAACCAATCGACAAGAATGCCAACTTTCTATGGGATGCAAAGAGCGTCCCAGCGATGGATCCTGAAATCACGAGTCCCAAAGTGCCAAACAAAATCTTTTGATGTGTTGATGCATTTTTCCTACTTCGAACTTGAGTTGGAAAACTTATACCTTCTCCGCCCCGGATTTAGTTTTGACGTCAACGAACGCTGACGCACCAAAATAAAATGCAATGACCACACTCGTCACGGTTGTAAAGCTGGTGAGCATGGTTTCCGTGACGGGCGGCAGCTTATCTGCGCCGTTGATGAAATGCGCGACGATGCCGACCAAGACAAGATATTGAACTATCACAGCAGCTGCAATCGTCTGGCGCAAACGCTCATTATTGCTACCATTTGCCTCAAGTGAGGTACCACGATCACTCAGTAGTGCGAAGAAAGTGATAACCCCTGCTGCCGGCGTACAAAACGCCAAGGGCGCTGGGTTCCCTAAATAGCGTACCAAAATCAAGCAGACTATTATCACGAGCATAATCAGCGCAGCGACAACGTAGTTACGATGAAGTTTCATAGCAATCGGTATCCCCAAAAAAAATGATCAAAGCAATCAAAATGGATCAACATTTGCGATTCAATCAGCGCACTTTTCATAATCCATATCGTGGCAATACAACGCACTCACCCTGCTAAATACAATTGCTGTCAGAAAAAAATGAACGAACTTAACTGAATACAAAATTGAAAATTAGGTCTTGTGCAGATGGATGCTCATCGATTCTAAACTTGTTTACTCAGTTATTTTTCTTTTCGATAATTTACTGTTGCAAAACAAGTCTAAAACAAGAAAGACAATGATCTACGAACATTATCTGTCAACAACCAAACGATTCCTCATCAGCCAAACCAGGTGCGCGCGCCGTGTGGATCGCAACGATGCCCAACGATAGACGTTCAAAATCCACCTCTGTAAATCCTAATTGTTTCATTTCCTGCGCCAACCCCTCTGCGCTCGGAAAATCTCGTATACCTTGCAACAAGTACTTGTAAGCCAATGCGTCACCGCCGGTCGCCAACCAACCGAGTACCGGCATGCAGACCGACATGTACAAGAGGTAGAGTCGATGTGCGAAGAACCAAGGTATATTGGACACTTCTAACACAATCAGACGACCGCCTGGCTTCAGAACTCGCAACGCCTCTTGCAAAGCAAGGCGCCGATCACAGATCTTGAGACGAAGCGAAATCGAATAAGCATCGGCACTGTGAGTGGCCACCGAAGGCATATTCTCTGCATCAAGCAACTTTAACACGACTAAATCAGCATGCGCAGACAAGTGCGACTGAGCGATCGCTAACATTTTCGCGCTCACGTCCGAGGCAATGATCGTGCTAGCGCTCTTTATCAAGCGCTAGCACTCGCAAAATGATATCGCCGGTACCAGTTGCACCATCGAGCAGCACATCCCAACGCTCACTCGCGATGCGTTGCGCAACGCGGCGCTTCCACTGTCGATGAATGCCCAAGCTAAAAACATCACAGAGACGATCGTAGCGAGACGCGATACGACCAAACACATCATCCGCTTTCCATTGAAAATCTGCCGCGTTACTGAGTTTTGAAGATTCAATCTTGGTCATAACAGCTTTCGGGAAGTGAAAATCAAACGTGTGACTCACGGGCTAATGTTTTAGTTGGAAGAGTTTAGGCATCAAAGATATCGAAACTCAAAGACAAACAAAAGCAGCACTCGCGAAAACAATCCCAAACAGACCACCTAAAATGGCTTCGATCGGCGTCAACATGACCTCGTCCATCTTTTGAAAGCGTTTTACATTCGCGAGCCCGTAAAGGGTCCAGCCGACCAAAAACACCATAAAGGTGATGGGCAACCAAGACGGTATGTGGGCTGCCTCCTGCCTTAAGACATACAGCGAAACGCCGCCCCAAATCCACTCGATCAAGGAAAAAAGAACAGCACCAACAGAGGCTC encodes the following:
- a CDS encoding class I SAM-dependent methyltransferase, which codes for MLAIAQSHLSAHADLVVLKLLDAENMPSVATHSADAYSISLRLKICDRRLALQEALRVLKPGGRLIVLEVSNIPWFFAHRLYLLYMSVCMPVLGWLATGGDALAYKYLLQGIRDFPSAEGLAQEMKQLGFTEVDFERLSLGIVAIHTARAPGLADEESFGC
- a CDS encoding class I SAM-dependent methyltransferase, yielding MTKIESSKLSNAADFQWKADDVFGRIASRYDRLCDVFSLGIHRQWKRRVAQRIASERWDVLLDGATGTGDIILRVLALDKER